A region from the Sulfurospirillum oryzae genome encodes:
- the pheT gene encoding phenylalanine--tRNA ligase subunit beta yields the protein MIVTKQWLNEWIDVSAIDTDKISIALNAIGLEVDGLTKIRIPAHVVVGKVVSCEKHPNADKLNLCQVDVGESIQQIVCGAKNVAAGQMVAVALIGAELPGGLKIKKAKLRDVESCGMICSSTELGLPKINDGIMILDDSIGKLELGKPLCEYPLINDDVIEIGLTPNRGDCQSVYGVARDLSVYFDLEVKTLGQKEEEENQPGVGRVLHLHGSEALSGSYMYKVFDNKEIEVPLLIQLRLGFAEVENSCLLGKLVDYSTYVTGVLLRAYSQTCFGSKDDKAKITIAKDENGLDAIYGLNGQKVAITGIAQMSECKATALDDRIIVEANYTHPEIIASRSANKKLGGDKHLYRSSRGSEPQLVFGLSYFFKMLGKRSKVMPYADSQQITQDFEPKIINIHQSELTEMIGEEIPKNKIIKILKHLGFGVNFAFEQDVINVKIPQFRSDVLNVQDICEEIVRIVGIDNITSKPFMFAEQLKINQSYLNFKKRQMYRHRAVASGFFETLHFVFDDAENAKKFNLPLLNEALEVANPITSELNTLRSSLLPNILSAVSNNLKFGKKRVALFEVGSVFDSERNESKKMAFVFSGENGIPEIANHGKPTEIDFFAFASKIQSILGNFTLLPLKEVNGLCSPYEAAIVMIDGVEAGYMARVNVQVEKELDLARTYICELDFDALSYGRKIAKEYSKLPSSSRDLSLLVDAKMQYSELESFIASIAPKALVKFAVIDRYVHESLGDKVSLTLKLQFQSMEKTFEEEEIASMVEALLAKIQEKFGITIR from the coding sequence ATGATAGTAACAAAACAGTGGTTAAATGAATGGATCGATGTAAGTGCGATTGATACCGATAAAATTTCTATAGCGCTTAATGCCATTGGTCTTGAAGTCGATGGGCTTACAAAAATCCGAATTCCCGCGCATGTTGTGGTTGGTAAAGTTGTCTCTTGTGAGAAGCACCCTAACGCTGATAAACTCAATCTCTGTCAAGTTGATGTTGGAGAGAGTATTCAGCAGATTGTCTGTGGTGCTAAAAATGTCGCAGCAGGACAAATGGTTGCCGTTGCTCTCATCGGTGCAGAACTTCCCGGTGGTCTAAAAATTAAAAAAGCAAAACTACGCGATGTTGAATCATGCGGTATGATCTGCTCTTCTACTGAGCTTGGTCTTCCTAAGATCAACGATGGCATTATGATTTTAGACGATAGCATTGGAAAACTAGAACTTGGTAAGCCTTTATGTGAGTACCCTCTTATCAATGATGATGTGATTGAAATTGGATTGACTCCTAATCGTGGAGATTGCCAAAGTGTCTATGGTGTAGCACGAGATTTAAGTGTTTATTTTGATTTGGAAGTCAAAACACTGGGACAAAAAGAGGAAGAGGAAAATCAACCAGGTGTTGGTCGTGTACTGCATTTGCATGGTAGTGAAGCACTCTCTGGTTCTTACATGTACAAAGTATTTGACAATAAAGAGATTGAAGTCCCCCTCCTTATTCAACTGCGTTTAGGCTTTGCCGAGGTTGAAAATAGCTGTTTGCTTGGCAAATTAGTGGATTATTCGACCTATGTGACAGGAGTTCTTCTTCGTGCATACAGTCAAACTTGTTTTGGCTCCAAAGATGATAAGGCAAAAATTACAATTGCCAAAGATGAAAATGGTTTGGATGCAATCTATGGCTTAAATGGTCAAAAAGTAGCTATTACAGGCATTGCGCAGATGAGTGAATGCAAAGCGACAGCCTTGGATGATCGCATCATTGTTGAAGCAAATTATACACACCCTGAGATTATTGCATCACGCAGTGCCAATAAAAAATTGGGTGGAGATAAGCATCTTTACCGTTCATCCAGAGGCAGTGAGCCGCAACTTGTTTTTGGTCTAAGTTACTTTTTCAAAATGCTGGGCAAGCGTTCAAAAGTGATGCCTTATGCGGATTCTCAACAAATTACACAAGATTTTGAGCCGAAAATCATCAATATTCATCAAAGTGAATTAACAGAAATGATCGGTGAAGAAATTCCTAAAAATAAAATTATCAAGATTTTAAAACATCTAGGATTTGGGGTCAATTTTGCATTTGAACAAGATGTCATTAATGTCAAGATTCCTCAATTTAGATCCGATGTTCTCAATGTGCAAGATATTTGTGAAGAGATCGTTCGTATTGTTGGCATTGACAATATCACCTCTAAACCTTTTATGTTTGCGGAACAACTGAAAATAAATCAATCTTACTTGAATTTTAAAAAGCGACAGATGTATCGTCATCGTGCTGTGGCATCTGGCTTTTTTGAGACATTGCATTTTGTGTTTGATGATGCAGAAAATGCGAAGAAATTTAATCTTCCTCTCTTAAATGAAGCACTCGAAGTGGCAAATCCTATTACAAGTGAGCTTAATACACTTCGTAGTTCACTTTTGCCAAATATCCTAAGTGCCGTTTCCAATAACCTCAAGTTTGGCAAAAAACGTGTTGCCCTCTTTGAAGTTGGCAGTGTTTTTGACTCAGAGAGAAACGAAAGTAAAAAAATGGCGTTTGTCTTTAGTGGCGAAAATGGTATTCCTGAGATTGCAAATCATGGCAAGCCAACAGAGATTGACTTTTTTGCGTTTGCGAGTAAAATTCAGAGTATTTTAGGCAATTTCACACTCCTTCCACTTAAAGAAGTCAATGGACTTTGCAGCCCTTATGAGGCAGCCATTGTAATGATTGATGGTGTGGAAGCAGGGTATATGGCACGTGTGAATGTTCAAGTGGAAAAAGAGCTTGATTTGGCACGTACATACATCTGCGAGCTTGATTTTGATGCTCTTTCGTATGGAAGAAAAATTGCAAAAGAGTACTCTAAATTGCCATCTTCTTCACGAGATTTGAGTCTTTTGGTTGATGCGAAGATGCAGTATTCTGAGTTAGAGAGTTTCATTGCTTCCATTGCCCCAAAGGCTTTGGTCAAATTTGCAGTGATTGATCGCTATGTGCATGAAAGCCTTGGTGATAAAGTGAGCCTCACACTGAAACTTCAATTCCAGTCTATGGAAAAAACGTTTGAAGAAGAGGAGATTGCCTCTATGGTCGAAGCATTGCTTGCTAAAATTCAAGAAAAATTTGGAATTACCATCCGATGA
- the pheS gene encoding phenylalanine--tRNA ligase subunit alpha, producing MKDIENAIASCTSLVELEKMRVSLFGKKGYFAAQFEELKKLDGDAKKEFAQNLNINKENFLDLLNQKKSALDAIMIEAQMRKSSVDVTLFNQESAAGALHPVMDTMDKIIEYFVSMNFSIEEGPLVEDDFHNFEALNLPKYHPARDMQDTFYFKDSMLLRTHTSPVQIRTMLKQKAPIRMICPGAVFRRDFDITHTPMFHQVEGLVVDKAGKVSFANLKFILEDFLKYMFGDVKVRFRPSFFPFTEPSAEADISCIFCKGEGCRVCSHTGWLEVLGCGVVDPNVFKAVGYKDVSGYAFGLGVERFAMLLHQIPDLRSLFEGDLRLLEQFR from the coding sequence TTGAAAGATATAGAAAATGCGATAGCTTCGTGTACATCGCTTGTAGAATTAGAAAAGATGCGAGTCTCTCTTTTTGGTAAAAAAGGATATTTTGCAGCGCAATTTGAAGAGCTCAAAAAGCTCGATGGTGATGCTAAAAAAGAGTTTGCTCAAAATCTAAATATAAACAAAGAGAATTTTTTAGACCTGCTCAATCAAAAAAAGAGCGCACTTGATGCCATCATGATTGAAGCGCAAATGCGAAAAAGCAGTGTTGATGTGACACTGTTTAACCAAGAAAGTGCCGCAGGTGCGCTTCATCCTGTTATGGATACGATGGATAAAATTATTGAATATTTTGTAAGTATGAACTTCTCCATTGAAGAAGGTCCACTGGTTGAAGATGACTTTCATAACTTTGAAGCGCTTAATCTTCCAAAGTATCATCCCGCTCGCGATATGCAAGATACTTTTTATTTTAAAGATTCGATGCTTCTTCGTACGCATACGTCTCCTGTACAAATTAGAACGATGTTGAAGCAAAAAGCACCGATTCGTATGATTTGCCCAGGTGCTGTATTTAGACGTGATTTTGATATAACACATACACCTATGTTTCACCAAGTTGAAGGTCTTGTGGTCGATAAAGCTGGGAAAGTCTCTTTTGCCAATCTAAAATTTATTCTTGAAGACTTTTTGAAATACATGTTTGGTGATGTTAAAGTGCGTTTCCGTCCGAGCTTTTTCCCTTTTACGGAGCCAAGTGCAGAAGCTGATATTAGCTGTATTTTCTGCAAAGGTGAAGGCTGTCGTGTCTGTTCGCATACAGGTTGGTTAGAAGTCCTTGGTTGTGGTGTGGTTGATCCGAATGTCTTTAAGGCCGTAGGGTATAAAGATGTGAGTGGTTACGCGTTTGGACTCGGTGTTGAACGCTTTGCAATGCTACTGCATCAAATTCCAGATTTAAGGTCTTTGTTTGAGGGTGATTTGAGATTATTGGAGCAATTTAGATGA
- a CDS encoding histidine triad nucleotide-binding protein: protein MTIFSKIVSGEIPCNKVLENEEFLAFHDINPKAPIHILIIPKKEYKNFQEVDPKVMVGLTKFTHQVAKLLGLDVSGYRLITNNGSDGGQEVMHLHFHLLGGAKLTWSHLSDSDSHKFL, encoded by the coding sequence ATGACTATCTTTAGTAAAATTGTAAGTGGCGAAATTCCTTGTAATAAAGTACTTGAAAATGAGGAGTTTTTAGCGTTCCATGACATTAACCCAAAAGCGCCTATTCATATCTTGATTATTCCCAAAAAAGAGTATAAAAACTTTCAAGAAGTTGATCCAAAAGTTATGGTAGGTTTGACTAAATTCACCCATCAAGTAGCGAAACTTTTAGGATTGGATGTAAGCGGATATCGTTTGATTACCAATAATGGAAGTGATGGCGGACAAGAGGTGATGCATCTGCATTTTCACCTTTTAGGTGGGGCAAAACTAACATGGAGTCATCTCAGCGACAGTGACTCTCACAAATTTCTTTAA
- the argH gene encoding argininosuccinate lyase — MSKLWSGRFAASGAALLDEFNASLPFDKKLYEEDIKGSIAHATMLAKQGILTQDEADQIATGLLQIKQEIEAGTFVFDIAHEDIHMSVETRLIDLIGEAGKRLHTARSRNDQVAVDFRQYVQKQTLVIVHVLEEVIEVLMSISKEHTNTLLPGMTHLQHAQPINLAFHLLAYVSMFKRDIERLESSYQRNNVLPLGCAALAGTPHNIDREYVAKLLGFDSVSVNCLDTVSDRDFALEILFNISTIMMHVSRFAEELILWSSYEFKFITLSDEYSTGSSIMPQKKNPDVPELLRGKTGRVNGNLISLLTVLKGLPLAYNKDMQEDKEGVFDSVETVYMSLNILKEAVRTMTINVGRMKQACEVGHLSATDLADYLVQKCNIPFREAHFITGRAVAHAESLGIDLSVMSVSELQKVDARIGEDVSEYLSLVHSMNARTSQGGTAVSSTCKQIEIFETWIKSRQ; from the coding sequence ATGTCAAAACTATGGTCTGGCAGATTTGCCGCAAGCGGAGCCGCACTGCTTGACGAATTTAACGCTTCATTACCTTTCGATAAAAAATTGTACGAAGAGGATATTAAAGGCTCAATTGCGCATGCAACGATGCTTGCAAAGCAGGGTATTTTAACACAAGATGAAGCGGATCAAATCGCGACAGGATTGTTGCAAATCAAACAAGAAATTGAAGCTGGTACCTTTGTTTTTGATATTGCCCATGAAGATATTCACATGTCTGTGGAGACGAGACTTATTGATCTCATTGGAGAAGCGGGAAAACGTCTTCATACAGCGCGCAGTCGCAATGACCAAGTTGCGGTTGACTTTAGACAATACGTGCAAAAGCAGACGTTAGTGATTGTGCATGTTTTAGAAGAGGTGATTGAAGTATTGATGAGCATTTCAAAAGAGCATACCAACACGTTGCTCCCCGGTATGACACATCTTCAACATGCTCAACCGATCAATCTGGCGTTTCACCTTTTAGCGTATGTTTCGATGTTCAAGCGTGATATTGAACGCTTAGAGAGCTCATACCAACGCAACAATGTCTTACCACTTGGTTGTGCCGCACTTGCAGGAACACCGCATAATATTGATAGAGAGTATGTGGCAAAACTTTTGGGTTTTGATAGCGTGAGTGTGAATTGTCTTGATACGGTGAGTGATCGTGACTTTGCGTTAGAAATTCTTTTTAATATTTCAACCATTATGATGCACGTTTCACGTTTTGCGGAAGAGCTCATTTTGTGGTCAAGCTATGAGTTTAAATTTATCACGCTCAGTGATGAGTACTCTACGGGCAGCTCCATTATGCCACAGAAGAAAAATCCCGATGTTCCTGAGCTTTTACGCGGTAAAACAGGACGTGTGAATGGCAATCTTATCTCGCTCCTAACCGTACTAAAAGGGCTTCCTTTAGCGTACAACAAAGATATGCAAGAAGATAAAGAGGGTGTGTTTGACAGTGTTGAAACGGTTTACATGTCACTCAATATTCTTAAAGAAGCAGTACGTACAATGACCATTAATGTAGGTCGTATGAAACAAGCGTGTGAAGTTGGGCATTTAAGTGCCACCGATTTAGCCGATTATTTGGTTCAAAAATGCAATATCCCTTTCCGTGAAGCACATTTCATAACAGGACGTGCTGTGGCACATGCAGAGAGTTTAGGGATTGATCTCAGTGTGATGAGTGTGTCTGAGCTTCAAAAAGTCGATGCACGCATTGGTGAAGACGTCAGCGAATATTTAAGTCTTGTTCACTCTATGAATGCCCGTACGTCACAAGGTGGAACGGCAGTCTCTTCTACATGTAAACAGATTGAAATTTTTGAAACATGGATAAAATCGCGTCAATAA
- the pckA gene encoding phosphoenolpyruvate carboxykinase (ATP) — protein sequence MNEIEKLGLANVGKVHYNLSYDELLKHEIANNEGRVTSNGTFSVDTGIFTGRSPKDKYFVDQEPSNKYISWGKMNHKVSEEIFNELFEKVKKQLSGKDIYIQDAFSGGSLASRKSIRVVTEIAWQAHFVKNMFIRPNEEELAHFKPDFVLYNACKMVNDDYKKHGLNSDVFVVFNVEENIAIIGGTWYGGEIKKGIFSMMNYWLPLEGKLSMHCSANVGEKGDTALFFGLSGTGKTTLSTDPKRKLIGDDEHGWDDEGVFNFEGGCYAKCINLDPSSEPEIFGAIRQDALLENVVINDNHEVDYSDASKTENTRVSYPIYHIDNHEASLQAGHPKKIIFLSADAFGVLPPVAKLTNEQAMYYFLSGYTAKVAGTERGITEPVATFSACFGEAFLPLHPTVYAKLLGEKIAKHNVDVYLVNTGWTGGSYGVGKRMSIKATRACINAILDGSINECEFESIPVFNIQVPKALAGVPTDILNPKNTWENKTQYDATRNELADMFIENFKKYITADSDFSSAGPKH from the coding sequence ATTAATGAAATAGAAAAGTTAGGGTTAGCCAATGTTGGGAAGGTTCACTATAATCTAAGTTACGATGAATTGTTGAAACACGAGATTGCCAATAATGAAGGTCGTGTTACAAGTAATGGTACATTTAGTGTTGATACAGGAATTTTTACTGGACGCAGCCCAAAAGATAAATATTTTGTAGATCAAGAACCTTCTAATAAATATATCTCATGGGGAAAAATGAACCATAAGGTGAGTGAAGAGATCTTTAATGAGCTTTTTGAAAAAGTTAAAAAACAACTTTCAGGTAAAGATATTTACATTCAAGATGCTTTCAGTGGTGGTAGTTTGGCAAGTCGAAAAAGCATTCGCGTGGTGACGGAGATTGCTTGGCAAGCGCATTTTGTTAAAAATATGTTTATTCGTCCAAACGAAGAAGAATTAGCCCATTTTAAGCCAGACTTCGTCCTTTATAACGCATGCAAAATGGTGAATGATGACTATAAAAAACATGGATTAAATTCAGATGTATTTGTTGTCTTCAACGTAGAAGAGAATATCGCTATTATTGGTGGTACATGGTATGGTGGTGAGATTAAAAAAGGTATCTTCTCAATGATGAACTACTGGTTACCATTAGAGGGAAAACTCTCCATGCACTGCTCTGCCAATGTGGGAGAAAAAGGAGATACGGCTCTTTTCTTTGGTCTTTCTGGTACAGGTAAAACGACTCTTTCAACAGATCCTAAACGCAAACTCATTGGTGATGATGAGCATGGTTGGGATGATGAAGGTGTGTTTAACTTCGAAGGCGGTTGTTACGCAAAATGTATCAACCTTGATCCAAGCAGTGAACCTGAAATTTTTGGGGCTATTCGTCAAGATGCACTGTTAGAGAATGTTGTCATTAACGACAACCATGAAGTTGATTATTCTGATGCTTCAAAGACAGAAAATACACGCGTTTCTTACCCAATCTATCATATTGATAATCACGAAGCAAGCCTACAAGCAGGACATCCTAAAAAAATTATTTTCCTTAGCGCAGACGCATTTGGTGTTTTACCTCCTGTTGCAAAATTGACAAATGAGCAAGCAATGTACTACTTTCTAAGTGGTTATACGGCTAAAGTTGCAGGAACTGAGCGTGGAATTACAGAGCCAGTAGCGACTTTCAGTGCATGTTTTGGTGAAGCATTCTTGCCATTACATCCAACAGTTTATGCAAAACTTTTAGGTGAAAAAATCGCTAAACATAATGTTGATGTTTATTTGGTCAATACAGGCTGGACAGGCGGAAGCTATGGTGTTGGTAAACGTATGAGCATTAAAGCAACCCGTGCATGTATCAACGCGATCTTAGATGGTAGTATTAACGAGTGTGAATTTGAGAGTATTCCTGTCTTTAACATTCAAGTACCAAAAGCACTTGCAGGTGTACCAACTGACATTCTAAACCCTAAAAATACATGGGAAAATAAAACTCAGTACGATGCAACCAGAAACGAGCTTGCTGATATGTTTATTGAAAACTTCAAAAAGTATATTACAGCTGATTCTGATTTCTCAAGTGCAGGTCCAAAACACTAA
- a CDS encoding biotin/lipoyl-containing protein: protein MAKKYIDVMDTTFRDGFQSVFGGRVLMDDFLPAVAAARDAGINHFEFGGGARFQSLYFYLNEDAFEMMDRFRSIAGPDANLQTLARGVNTVMLDTGNRELIDLHAKMFRKHGTTTIRNFDALNDIENLKYSGERIVHHGLKHEIVVTMMDLPPGCVGAHDVAFYEKTLRDILNSGIPYHSVCFKDASGTSSPQKVYETIKMAKKLLPEGMHVRLHTHETAGVSVACYLAALEAGVDGIDLAASPVSGGTSQPDILTMLHAVKGKDYDLGGLELEKILTYEDVLQDCLKDYFMPPEAVQVSPLIPFSPMPGGALTANTQMLRDNNILHKFPEIIKAMREVVEKGGYGTSVTPVSQFYFQQAFNNVMFGPWTKIAEGYGKMVLGYFGKTPVTPDSKIVALASEQLKLDPTTKNALDLADADASKSLSNVKQILEKEGLKTTEENLFIAASCKEKGIAFLKGESKVNVRKIGKADKEKVLCNASEDYTVIVNGQKYNVKSSDKQDAFVINGQEYFVEIEEGCAEDNSNAALIPNNAGEIRAGVPGSIFKVLVNVGDKVAKGQPVVVIEAMKMEIEVAAPADGVVSSVRVNVGDIIVNNQLLVTL, encoded by the coding sequence ATGGCGAAAAAATACATCGATGTGATGGATACGACGTTTAGAGATGGGTTCCAGTCAGTTTTTGGTGGACGTGTACTTATGGATGACTTTCTTCCTGCAGTAGCTGCAGCAAGAGATGCGGGTATTAACCATTTTGAATTTGGCGGTGGAGCACGTTTCCAAAGTCTTTACTTCTACCTTAATGAAGATGCCTTTGAAATGATGGACAGATTTCGCTCCATTGCAGGACCCGATGCTAATCTTCAAACACTTGCTCGTGGTGTGAACACAGTTATGCTCGATACCGGCAATCGCGAACTCATTGACCTTCATGCTAAAATGTTTAGAAAACATGGTACAACAACCATTCGTAACTTTGATGCGCTCAATGATATTGAAAACCTCAAGTACAGTGGTGAACGTATTGTTCATCATGGACTTAAACATGAGATTGTTGTTACAATGATGGATTTGCCTCCGGGATGTGTTGGAGCGCATGATGTAGCCTTTTATGAAAAAACACTCAGAGATATTTTAAATTCAGGTATCCCCTATCACAGTGTCTGTTTTAAAGATGCAAGTGGAACATCAAGTCCGCAAAAAGTATATGAAACCATTAAAATGGCTAAAAAACTTCTTCCTGAAGGCATGCATGTAAGATTGCATACTCATGAAACAGCTGGTGTCAGTGTTGCTTGTTATCTCGCAGCGCTTGAAGCAGGTGTTGATGGTATTGATCTAGCAGCTTCTCCAGTGAGTGGTGGTACTTCTCAGCCAGATATCCTCACGATGCTTCATGCTGTTAAAGGCAAAGACTATGATCTTGGCGGCCTAGAGCTTGAAAAAATTCTCACGTATGAAGATGTTTTACAAGACTGTTTAAAAGACTATTTTATGCCACCAGAAGCGGTGCAAGTTTCTCCACTGATCCCTTTCTCTCCGATGCCTGGTGGTGCTTTGACTGCCAATACTCAAATGCTTCGCGATAATAACATTCTCCATAAATTCCCTGAAATCATTAAGGCGATGCGCGAAGTGGTTGAAAAAGGTGGATATGGCACGAGTGTTACACCTGTTTCACAGTTTTATTTCCAACAAGCATTTAACAACGTTATGTTTGGACCATGGACAAAAATTGCTGAAGGGTATGGCAAAATGGTTTTAGGTTACTTTGGTAAAACTCCAGTGACACCTGATTCAAAAATTGTTGCACTTGCGAGTGAACAACTCAAGCTTGATCCTACGACTAAAAATGCTCTTGATCTTGCGGATGCAGATGCGAGTAAATCTCTTTCAAATGTTAAGCAAATTTTAGAAAAAGAGGGGCTTAAAACAACAGAAGAAAATCTTTTTATTGCCGCTTCATGTAAAGAAAAAGGTATTGCTTTCTTAAAAGGTGAATCCAAAGTCAATGTTCGTAAAATTGGTAAAGCCGATAAAGAAAAAGTACTTTGTAATGCTTCAGAAGACTATACCGTAATTGTTAATGGTCAAAAATACAATGTTAAATCTTCGGATAAACAAGATGCTTTTGTTATTAATGGACAAGAATACTTTGTTGAAATCGAAGAAGGTTGTGCAGAAGATAACAGCAATGCCGCACTTATTCCAAACAACGCTGGGGAGATCAGAGCAGGGGTTCCTGGTTCTATCTTTAAAGTACTTGTCAATGTAGGTGATAAAGTGGCTAAAGGACAGCCTGTTGTTGTCATTGAAGCGATGAAAATGGAAATTGAAGTAGCTGCTCCTGCTGATGGTGTGGTTAGTAGTGTAAGAGTTAATGTTGGCGATATTATCGTTAATAATCAATTACTCGTTACTTTATAA